ATTTGGACAAAGTGCTCGCATACTCCAGTCCGCGTGTATCCTGTGCCGTAAACAAACCCATACTTTCACCGAACGTTATGACTTCAGGCGAAGAATATTCCGTTTGATTTCCCATACCAATTCCCTCCCTCTCTCTTGTACCCTTCTTCATTTCCATTTAGGTGCGCATACTTTCAAATTCGTTTACTTATTCCATTGTTATCATCCATGGAACCGTTGTCAATCAACAATTCATATGTTTTTCCACAGAATATAACAAGCTGTTCATCGTCATGGTTTACTTTTCCGTTGACTATCCAAAATTTTCAAGTTTTATCCGTTTCATCTATTTTTACTCGTGGTAAGTACAAGCATATCCTTAACACCATTTTAAGAAAGAGGAGTGATTCATCCATGGCACAAACGCTGAAAGGAAATCGCCCCAAGATGACCCGTGCAGAAGCTGGGCGCCTCGGAGGAGAGGCAACATCCAAAAAGTATGATCGATCCTTCTATCAAAAAATCGGACGTAAAGGCGGCGAGACCACATCAGAAAATCACAGCTCTGACTTTTATCAAGAAATCGGCAGCAAAGGCGGAAAAGCCACTGCCAGCTCTCATGATCGGAGCTTCTATCGAGAAATCGGCCGAAAGGGAGGCCTTCGTTAGGATTAAAGTCCCCCCAGAAATCACCTTAAATTTGTAGAAATATGACGTGATCTGTGATAGACTCATTTAAATTAGATTCTTACTATTAGCTCTTTAAAGCAGCACAGAAACAGTGACCGTTCATCATTTCGTGCATACTGCTTTCACATGTGCAGTTCAAATGCTAATCCATATTGATTCTTGGGGGGAAACAGACACCATGGCACCAAAAAAAATGCGTTCAGACATGATTAAAAAAGGTTTTGACAGAGCGCCGCATCGAAGCTTGCTTCGTGCAGCCGGGGTAAAAGAAGAGGATTTCGGCAAGCCATTTATCGCCGTATGTAATTCATACATCGATATTGTACCAGGTCATGTTCATCTTCAGGAATTCGGAAAAATTGTAAAAGAAGCTATTATTGAAGCTGGCGGCGTTCCATTTGAATTCAACACGATCGGTGTTGATGACGGGATCGCAATGGGACATATCGGTATGCGTTATTCACTGCCAAGCCGTGACATCATTGCCGACTCCGTTGAAACGGTCGTATCCGCTCACTGGTTTGACGGAATGGTCTGCATTCCGAACTGTGATAAGATTACGCCAGGAATGCTGATGGGTGCTCTTCGTGTAAACATTCCGACCATCTTCGTCAGCGGTGGACCGATGAAAGCGGGTCGGGACAAGAACGGACGCGCATTGTCACTGACTTCTGTATTCGAAGGTGTCGGCGCTTATCAAGCCGGCAAGATCGATGATCAGAGTCTGCTCGAGCTTGAACAATTCGGCTGTCCGACTTGCGGGTCCTGCTCCGGTATGTTCACAGCGAACTCCATGAACTGTCTTGCTGAAGCACTAGGACTTGCGCTGCCAGGGAATGGTACTATTCTGGCCGTTGCGCCTGAGCGTCGTGATTTTGTTCGCAAATCAGCCACTCAGCTGATGGAACTGATCAAGCTCGATCTAAAGCCGCGTGATATCGTAACACCAGAAGCAATTGACAATGCCTTTGCTCTGGATATGGCGATGGGCGGTTCCACCAATACTGTGCTTCACACATTGGCTCTTGCTCATGAAGCCGGCATTGAATACCCAATCGAGCGGATCAATGAAGTCGCGAACCGCGTACCGCATTTGTCCAAGCTCGCTCCTGCTTCTGACTATCATATTGAGGATGTGCAGAACGCAGGCGGTGTAAGTGCCGTACTAAACGAGCTGCTCAAGAAACCGGGCGCACTTCATGCAGAGAACATTACGGTTACTGGTAAAACGTTACGTGAGAACGTAGAGAATTCCCCAATCCTGGACGAGAATGTTATCCACAGACTGGATAATCCGCATTCCGAACGCGGTGGACTGGCCGTTCTCTTCGGTAATTTGGCTCCAGAAGGGTCCATTATCAAGGTTGGTGCCGTAGATCCATCTGTCGGCGGTTATCACAAAGGCCCTGCCATTTGCTTCAACTCTCAAGAAGAAGCTCTTGAAGGCATTGCCAACGGCAAAGTAAAAGAAGGCCATGTTGTCGTTATCCGATACGAAGGACCAAAGGGCGGACCAGGTATGCCAGAAATGCTTGCTCCAACTTCCCAAATCGTCGGTATGGGTCTTGGTGCCAAAGTCGGCTTGATCACGGACGGACGTTTCTCCGGTGCATCCAGAGGAATCAGTATCGGACATATTTCTCCGGAGGCCGCTGAAGGCGGACCGATCGCCTTTGTACACGATGGAGACCTCATTGAGCTTGATCTCAATAACCGTAAGATCGAGCTGCTTGTCAGTGAGGAAGAGATGGAGCGTCGTCGTGCCGAAGAATGGACCGAGTTTGAACCAAAAGTGAAAACAGGTTATTTGGCTCGTTACTCCAAGCTCGTTACCAACGCCAGCAACGGCGGTGTCCTGAAAATATAATACTGCACTTCTAAATAAAAGGGATCCAATGCGTGAATGGCATTGGATCCCTTATTCTTTTCCCGATAAATGAATAACCTATTATGCCACAGGCGGAGTACGCGTTAAATCCGCACTACCACCTGCTAATGAAATATCTTCTTCTTCTGAATAGCCAGTCTTAGCCAAGCTTCGTTGGTCATATACGGATTCTTTTTTAGGCTTCAATCCGTCACCGAAACGGTCAAATAAAATATCCATCGGCATTATGATCATTTTCGGAGTCATCTGCTGGCTGCCTTCTCTTAATCTGCCTTGACCTTCCGGATGTATTACACTCAGCAGTATTTTTAAATACACTGACGTTGAGGCCGCAAACAAACCGCGCGGGAGATCCAGCACCGAGAATCCAAACTGCTCGGGTCCACGATTGATCATGCTGACCCCGTATAATGCCTTCGCATTAGCCACTTCCGGATCGAGGGCTGCAATCTTGACGAGATCCGGCAGCTGCTTCTCCATCGTCCGAATCATACGGATAGCGAGATGAACAGAAGTTTTTGAAGAAGTTCCTAGCTGATACAGCTTTTTATTATCAAAATGAAGTTCTATGATGTCGTCTCCTTTTTGCAGGGAGTGACCATCTGGCAGCTCAATGGCTTTACCTTGATAAGGGCGCACTCGATAATGCAAGAATGGATCTTGAGGCGTTATCGTCTTCAGCTTGGTAATCATATGGAATATCTGCTCCCAACCGAGCCATGCCCGAACCACTAAACGTTTAAAAATTGACTGAATCTTCATAACTGCCTCCCTTCCCGGTATTGGCTGCTTAGCTGCATAATGCTGGGATATCATATCATCGATCCGTATACTTTGAATATCTCGGTGCCTTGCCTCTGACAGAACCCGATCCAGTGCAATGAGCATTTGAGCCGGTGCATGCCGATCTGCTCCTGGTGTCGTTCCACAATCATGAAGCACCATGACCTCACCGCCCCGCAGCTTCTTCAGCATCCGCTCTGTCAGTCGATCTGCTCCAACTCGTTCTCTCCAATCACCGAACATGCCCGACCATAATACTATGCGATGGTGATGCTTCTTGGAGAAATCAAATAAATTGGTAATTCCCCACGGTGGACGGTAATATAGTGCATGAGATCCAGTAATCTTATAAATGATGGAGCCGGTTCTTTCTATCTGCTGACGAACAACTTTGGGCGTCATCAGCCAATTGGTCTGATGTATATAATTGTGGATCCCAATCAGATGACCTTCAGCGTGCATTCTTCTTACCAGCTCGGGGTTGCGCTCCGCATGTTCACCCACAACGAAAAAGGTGGCCTTGGCTTTATGTTTCTTTAACAGATCAAGCAGCTGCGGCGTGTAGTCAGGATCCGGCCCATCATCGAAAGTTAATGCAAAATCCTTGAGATTCCTTCCGCGTCTGAATACTCGAAATCCGAATAAACGGCTAATTAAACTAGGTATAAATGCATAAAAAGATGTAATGTAAAAGAGCAACAGCAGCAAGTTCTGCATAACGGTATTCCTCACTTTTTTAGACTCGTAACGTGTGGTTGTAAGACGTACATTACAAAATCTTAAAAACAACACTAACTATTATTTTATCATATTGTGAATAAAATGAACCCTTGATTTTAAAATTAACGTATACTTCCTAGATAGGAGAATTACACACTTTTTAAAAGGAGTCGTTGTTATAATATGCTTCCTCTTTACAAAAAATATTGGCGAACCGCACTCGATGTCGGATTAATTGCGCTAACCGTATTTCTGATCATGTTTGTATCAAGCCAGCTGTACCAGATTGCCGCACCCGTATTTTTATCTTTTCTTGTATTTGTCATTATTGAGCCTTTGGCTAAGTTTCTACATAAAAGAGGCTTAAAGAAAGCCATAGCGTCAGCCATTTCGGTACTTCTGTTCGTAGCTGTTCTCCTAGGCTTCTTCTTCGGACTAGGCGTAATCATCGTATCGTCCATTACTCAATTCCAGGATAATATCCCGGCATATATGGCACTGATCCAGACCCAATTCACTCAGCTGCTCGAAATGTTTCAGACCCAGTGGAATGCATTGCCGGCAACCGTGACTGACCAAATTAATCAGAATTTTGAAAAAGTAACGGCAGCCCTCTCCTCCTGGGGCGCAGGCTTCCTTGGGTACATAGTCGGTATGCTGAGCTCCTTCTCCTCGTTTATCGGAAATTTTGCAGTAGCGATTATACTGGCTTTCTTCCTGAGCGTCGAGTTTGATATGTGGCGGATGATCACCAAAAGAAAAGCACCCAATACGCTTAAGCAAGCCTATCTGTTCTTGAAGAATCATGTATTCAAGGCAATTGGAGCTTATCTTAAAGCACAGCTTATACTCATCTCCATTACTTTTGTGCTTGTATTGATCGGTCTCATTATTCTTGGAACCGGAAACGCCCTTACACTTGCACTCATCGCAGCGGTACTGGATCTGCTGCCGCTGCTCGGGGTACCTGTTATATTTATTCCGTGGAGCATTTATTTGTTCATCGTGAGTGACGTCGGTACTGCAGTTGGCTTATTAGTAGTTATGGGTGTGACTATGCTCGTAAGACAACTGGCTGAGCCAAAAATATCAGGCAACTCCATCGGGGTAACGTCTGCCTATCTGATGCTGTCCTTTATGCTGATCTCGCTCTCGATCTTCGGCATTTCTGGCGTCATCCTCTCCCCAATCCTGCTCATTCTGATTAAAGAATTGTGGCAGCAGGGGTATTTGCAGCGCTGGATCCGATTGCCTGAGGACGAATTCCAATCTTCTCCTTTTGCCGTGGATGATCAGAACAACAGAAATTGATATTGAATTCAAAAAAAGGATAGCAGGCACGCAATAGCATGCCTTGTCTATCCTTTTTTCGTACGTGGAATTTATAATTCGCTCCGCTTCTAATCCGAAGTACCTGCGAGAACATCCATAACCTGCTGAAAAAGCGCTGTGGCTTTATGTTGAGAATGAACCGACTCATTTTTCACCAGAACGGCTACCGCGTACTTGGGATGATTTACGGGTCCATATCCGATAAACCACTGATTATTCTTCTCCACGCCATTGTGCAGCACCTGAGCCGTCCCGGATTTGCCGGCTAATGGCCAAATGGCCTGCTGCAAACGGATGCCTGTCCCTTTCTCGACAACCTGCTCCATATAGGATCGCAGCTGTTTAGCGGTCGAGCTGTGAATCTGAATGGAAGAAGCTGCGAGCTTCCCAGATGGGATCAAGGACTGGTCTTTAATCTCAGCAAGGAGCTTGCCATCCGCATAATGAATCTCCGATACAAGCTTGGGGGAGAGCATCTGACCTCCATGGAGTACTGTAACGATCATATTAGCCGCCTGCAGCGGGGTAATCTTCACATCTCTTTGACCAATGGCCGTCTGGATCCGGATTCCTTCATCGTTCTGCTTCAACATATCTGCCGTGTGAAAAACTTCTCCTGCGTCCTCGTGATCAAACATTCTAAAATCCTGCAGGCCCAGGTAATGCTCCCGATGATAGCCTACTTGCTGTCCAAGCCCCAGAGCATGGGCTGCTTGCAGAAGCTGGCTCGAGGTAAGCCTTGAAGCCACCTCTGCAAACGCAACGTTGCAGGACCCGGCAAAAGCTTCTTCAAATGTAATCGTACCATGCCCTTCTTTTTTCCAGCAGGCCAGACCATACTTACCATAATGACCTGAGCAATGAAATGTTTCTGTTGAGCTGACAGCCCCTTGCTCCAAAGCTGCGGCTGCTGTGACCAGCTTGAATATAGAACCGGGAACCGCCGCCATGGTAGCCTGATTGACCGAACTGCCGTCATCAAGGTGAATATCTGTTGGATTATAAAAAGGACGCGATACCATTGCCCTTACCTCGGCATGATCCGCATCCAGTACAACGACTGCTCCTTCATTCACCTTGGCCTCAGTGGTCAGCTGTTCCAGCTTCTGCTGGAGGGACAAATCTATCGTCGTTTGAATATGGAGCGGATATTTGGGATTATGCGGTGCAATAAGACGTGGACCCATGCCTTCTACCGGCTTCTTGTGACTATCTACCATATTGGAGACAATCGTTGGACCAAGCCCCTTGAGCAAAGGTTCAAGACTTCTCTCTAAACCGGCTGCACCTGTCTTTACATTAAAAGGATCCTTGACTTCAAGCTTTACAACCGGCTTCTCAGCATCAGGAATTTCGGATAGATAGCCAAGCCACTGCATTCCATTCTCCTTCAAGGCGGAATAACGATCCATATAGGGCAGAGCCTGAACATCCTCCAGCTGCAGCTGACGAATTGCCTCAATTTGTGCCTCGCTTAACACCATCGGTTCTCCTGTGGACGATTGCCAGTACTCAGGAGAATGAAGCGATCTCCATTTCTCCCACAACTCACTTGAGTCTATATTCAATATATGAGCCAATTTTCGATGCTGTTGTTCCTGTTCTGCATTTAGCTTATCTTCTAACGGAAATAAGACCGGAATCCATATCAGCTGCCCCGTAATCGGCTTGTGATTCCGATCAATAAATTGACCTCTGCCTGAATCCAGCACAATCCCCTGCTCACGCTGTAGCACGGACATTTGCAGCATCGTTCGTTCAGAATGGTCTAAGTGGTGATTCACCTGAATGAACTGAATATACGCAAGACGTATAATTATAGCTGCAAATACGATCAGCATCAGGAATAAGGCGTAAAATATTCTTTGTTTTCGAAGCAAATTCATAGCTGCCGCCTGCCTTTGATTCCTTAGTTAAGATTTGTACAAAAACCTCATTTACATGCTATTATCTCCCTTTCCGATCTGTCCAAAACCTATCTTTTTATTAAGTTCATCTCCTCAGATATGAAAAAACCTCCGTCCTGTTGGACGGAGGAAAGTAAAATCATTCATCTGTTAAATGATAAAGATTATATACGGAATGCTGATAATGTATCTTTTAGCTCCTCGGATACGCGTTCCATCTTGTTCGATAGCTCGACGAGCTGGTTGCCGACACTTTGCTGTTCACTGCTGAGGGATGCAACCTCCTGCGATGTAGCAGAGGACTGCTCCGCTACAGAGCTTACACTCATCATCGTTTCAGACAGTGTAACCTGGGATTGACTCAGCGCATCGATGGAAGCGGACGTTTCGGTCAGCTTGTTCACGAACATCCCCATCTGTTCTTCTACGGTTTGGAAGATCTCGCCTGTTTCCTTCACTGCTTGAATCTGTTCCTGGAAGAGCGGGTATGCCTCCGACAATGCAGCTACCGTCTCGTTCATTTCGTTCATAATCCGATCCGTCATCTCGGCAACCATGTCGATCGATTGCTTCGATTGATCTGCCAATTGCCGCACCTCTCCTGCTACTACCATGAAGCCTCTGCCTGCGGCACCTGCTCTTGCGGCCTCAATTGTTGCGTTGAGCGAGAGTATGTTCGTCTGTCTTGCAATATTATGGAGAACATCCAGAATGCCCAGAATGGATGAAGTGCTTGATTTGAGTGTATCGACTTTTGTAACCAACGCTCGAATCATCTGCTCGCTTTGTTCCGTTTTGCCTAGCAGCTCACCAAGATACTTCGTACCTTCCTGGCTCGCCCCTTCAACCAGTCTAGCGGATTGGTCAAGCTCCTCGTTGGTTCCAACCACCTTCTGCATCTGTGTTGAGATCAGCTCCGTCATCTCACTGCCTCTCTCTGCCTCGGATGCCAGGTTCGTAGCCCCACCTGCAATTTGCTCGGTTGCGATCGCTACTTCAGCTGCTGCTGCAGCCGTCTTCTGTGATGCAGAGCTAAGCTCAGATGCCGTCAGCAGCACATCCTCTGCCGTCTGATTCGTCTGATTCACGAGCTTCGTAATCTGTTCCATCATCAGATTGAAGCTCTTGGAGAGCATCCCTATCTCATCTCTGCTCTTATGTGTCGTACGCACCGTCAGATTGCCCTTCGCTCCTTCGAACATCAGATCCTTCAAATTCACCAGCGGCTTCGCAATCATGCGTACCATCCATATTCCTAGTAAAATAGCGAGCAGCAAGGAAACAATCGCAACGATAATCGTTGTAACGAGAATCGACTGTGCATCCTTAACCAGCTCAACCACCGGAATCATCCCAATAATCTTCCATCCGGATACATCAAGTGTGTTATAGACTGCCAGAACCTCTTCATTCTGACCATTGATGGTATTTCTTGCATCTGTGGCGCCTGCTTCCTCCGTAATTTCGGAATAGAAGGAGAGCTCGGTTTCTTGGCCTGCCCGGTCAGGAAGGGTAGAAGCAA
This sequence is a window from Paenibacillus urinalis. Protein-coding genes within it:
- a CDS encoding AI-2E family transporter, with product MLPLYKKYWRTALDVGLIALTVFLIMFVSSQLYQIAAPVFLSFLVFVIIEPLAKFLHKRGLKKAIASAISVLLFVAVLLGFFFGLGVIIVSSITQFQDNIPAYMALIQTQFTQLLEMFQTQWNALPATVTDQINQNFEKVTAALSSWGAGFLGYIVGMLSSFSSFIGNFAVAIILAFFLSVEFDMWRMITKRKAPNTLKQAYLFLKNHVFKAIGAYLKAQLILISITFVLVLIGLIILGTGNALTLALIAAVLDLLPLLGVPVIFIPWSIYLFIVSDVGTAVGLLVVMGVTMLVRQLAEPKISGNSIGVTSAYLMLSFMLISLSIFGISGVILSPILLILIKELWQQGYLQRWIRLPEDEFQSSPFAVDDQNNRN
- a CDS encoding KGG domain-containing protein, giving the protein MAQTLKGNRPKMTRAEAGRLGGEATSKKYDRSFYQKIGRKGGETTSENHSSDFYQEIGSKGGKATASSHDRSFYREIGRKGGLR
- a CDS encoding methyl-accepting chemotaxis protein, producing MKWNPVKKRKRKHEEEIQKKDKKKLELASILSWKQVLKFNPLRSVGVRLFLIFMVAILLVVFGLGTLSYQTAKSTIKETASVANQEAIHQVGQKLDLIMERYVDLSTQIFFDTHIQSNLETLLSTGISDFDRFEATSLLSESLTNMQFTNATVASMTIIHKNEEVPVISTGAASTMSGVREEEWFNTLLEAGGVMWLPTTAAESGQEHTYRMARALKNVNASIGTYIIIIEIKASAIEDELKTVNLGENGVTQAISENGIVVASTLPDRAGQETELSFYSEITEEAGATDARNTINGQNEEVLAVYNTLDVSGWKIIGMIPVVELVKDAQSILVTTIIVAIVSLLLAILLGIWMVRMIAKPLVNLKDLMFEGAKGNLTVRTTHKSRDEIGMLSKSFNLMMEQITKLVNQTNQTAEDVLLTASELSSASQKTAAAAAEVAIATEQIAGGATNLASEAERGSEMTELISTQMQKVVGTNEELDQSARLVEGASQEGTKYLGELLGKTEQSEQMIRALVTKVDTLKSSTSSILGILDVLHNIARQTNILSLNATIEAARAGAAGRGFMVVAGEVRQLADQSKQSIDMVAEMTDRIMNEMNETVAALSEAYPLFQEQIQAVKETGEIFQTVEEQMGMFVNKLTETSASIDALSQSQVTLSETMMSVSSVAEQSSATSQEVASLSSEQQSVGNQLVELSNKMERVSEELKDTLSAFRI
- a CDS encoding peptidoglycan D,D-transpeptidase FtsI family protein, with product MNLLRKQRIFYALFLMLIVFAAIIIRLAYIQFIQVNHHLDHSERTMLQMSVLQREQGIVLDSGRGQFIDRNHKPITGQLIWIPVLFPLEDKLNAEQEQQHRKLAHILNIDSSELWEKWRSLHSPEYWQSSTGEPMVLSEAQIEAIRQLQLEDVQALPYMDRYSALKENGMQWLGYLSEIPDAEKPVVKLEVKDPFNVKTGAAGLERSLEPLLKGLGPTIVSNMVDSHKKPVEGMGPRLIAPHNPKYPLHIQTTIDLSLQQKLEQLTTEAKVNEGAVVVLDADHAEVRAMVSRPFYNPTDIHLDDGSSVNQATMAAVPGSIFKLVTAAAALEQGAVSSTETFHCSGHYGKYGLACWKKEGHGTITFEEAFAGSCNVAFAEVASRLTSSQLLQAAHALGLGQQVGYHREHYLGLQDFRMFDHEDAGEVFHTADMLKQNDEGIRIQTAIGQRDVKITPLQAANMIVTVLHGGQMLSPKLVSEIHYADGKLLAEIKDQSLIPSGKLAASSIQIHSSTAKQLRSYMEQVVEKGTGIRLQQAIWPLAGKSGTAQVLHNGVEKNNQWFIGYGPVNHPKYAVAVLVKNESVHSQHKATALFQQVMDVLAGTSD
- the ilvD gene encoding dihydroxy-acid dehydratase — protein: MAPKKMRSDMIKKGFDRAPHRSLLRAAGVKEEDFGKPFIAVCNSYIDIVPGHVHLQEFGKIVKEAIIEAGGVPFEFNTIGVDDGIAMGHIGMRYSLPSRDIIADSVETVVSAHWFDGMVCIPNCDKITPGMLMGALRVNIPTIFVSGGPMKAGRDKNGRALSLTSVFEGVGAYQAGKIDDQSLLELEQFGCPTCGSCSGMFTANSMNCLAEALGLALPGNGTILAVAPERRDFVRKSATQLMELIKLDLKPRDIVTPEAIDNAFALDMAMGGSTNTVLHTLALAHEAGIEYPIERINEVANRVPHLSKLAPASDYHIEDVQNAGGVSAVLNELLKKPGALHAENITVTGKTLRENVENSPILDENVIHRLDNPHSERGGLAVLFGNLAPEGSIIKVGAVDPSVGGYHKGPAICFNSQEEALEGIANGKVKEGHVVVIRYEGPKGGPGMPEMLAPTSQIVGMGLGAKVGLITDGRFSGASRGISIGHISPEAAEGGPIAFVHDGDLIELDLNNRKIELLVSEEEMERRRAEEWTEFEPKVKTGYLARYSKLVTNASNGGVLKI
- a CDS encoding polysaccharide deacetylase family protein, which gives rise to MQNLLLLLFYITSFYAFIPSLISRLFGFRVFRRGRNLKDFALTFDDGPDPDYTPQLLDLLKKHKAKATFFVVGEHAERNPELVRRMHAEGHLIGIHNYIHQTNWLMTPKVVRQQIERTGSIIYKITGSHALYYRPPWGITNLFDFSKKHHHRIVLWSGMFGDWRERVGADRLTERMLKKLRGGEVMVLHDCGTTPGADRHAPAQMLIALDRVLSEARHRDIQSIRIDDMISQHYAAKQPIPGREAVMKIQSIFKRLVVRAWLGWEQIFHMITKLKTITPQDPFLHYRVRPYQGKAIELPDGHSLQKGDDIIELHFDNKKLYQLGTSSKTSVHLAIRMIRTMEKQLPDLVKIAALDPEVANAKALYGVSMINRGPEQFGFSVLDLPRGLFAASTSVYLKILLSVIHPEGQGRLREGSQQMTPKMIIMPMDILFDRFGDGLKPKKESVYDQRSLAKTGYSEEEDISLAGGSADLTRTPPVA